The following proteins come from a genomic window of Thiothrix unzii:
- a CDS encoding methylthioribulose 1-phosphate dehydratase — translation MSETLPHLRSELIAAGQFFHARGWVPATSSNFSARLGSDEILITSSGQHKGRLDDSGFLRADLNGISLDAGKRPSAETGLHTIMYQRDPAMGCVLHTHSVNATVLSMRLDAVTLQGYELQKAFPGITTHEGQVVIPVFANSQDIAALAVEVGQYLDAHPATVGYLIRGHGMYTWGASVADTLRHVEALEFLFECVYRQLLLDR, via the coding sequence ATGTCTGAAACCTTGCCACATTTGCGCAGTGAGCTGATTGCCGCTGGGCAGTTTTTCCATGCCAGAGGTTGGGTTCCCGCCACCAGTAGCAACTTTTCGGCACGTCTAGGGTCGGATGAAATCCTGATTACCAGTTCCGGGCAGCATAAAGGGCGTTTGGATGACAGCGGCTTTTTACGGGCGGATTTGAATGGTATTTCGTTGGATGCTGGTAAACGGCCTTCTGCGGAAACGGGTTTGCACACCATTATGTATCAGCGTGATCCGGCGATGGGTTGTGTGTTGCATACGCATTCGGTGAATGCCACGGTGTTGTCAATGCGTTTGGATGCGGTGACATTGCAAGGGTATGAATTGCAAAAAGCCTTCCCCGGTATAACGACGCACGAAGGGCAGGTGGTGATTCCGGTGTTTGCGAATAGCCAAGATATTGCCGCTTTGGCGGTGGAAGTGGGGCAATATTTAGACGCGCATCCGGCAACCGTGGGGTATTTGATTCGCGGACACGGGATGTATACCTGGGGCGCGAGTGTTGCGGATACTTTGCGGCATGTCGAAGCGTTAGAATTTTTGTTTGAATGTGTTTATCGGCAATTGTTGCTGGATAGGTGA
- a CDS encoding 1,2-dihydroxy-3-keto-5-methylthiopentene dioxygenase, producing MSELNIYADNSPQVEQTHTDYATISALLAEQGVRFERWQASVALADDATQADVIAAYRTDIERLMAENGFQSVDVISLTPDHPDKAMLRQKFLNEHTHSEYEVRFFVDGQGLFYLHLGDKVYTVLCEKGDLISVPAGATHWFDMGANPRFKAIRLFTNPEGWVANFTGSDIAAQFPRLEN from the coding sequence ATGAGTGAATTGAACATTTACGCGGATAATAGCCCGCAAGTGGAGCAAACCCATACCGATTACGCCACCATTAGTGCGTTATTGGCAGAGCAAGGGGTGCGTTTTGAACGTTGGCAAGCGAGTGTTGCGTTGGCAGATGATGCAACCCAAGCGGATGTGATTGCAGCTTATCGCACCGATATTGAGCGTTTGATGGCTGAAAACGGTTTTCAAAGCGTGGATGTGATTAGTTTAACCCCTGATCACCCCGATAAAGCGATGTTGCGTCAGAAATTCCTCAACGAACATACGCATTCGGAATACGAAGTGCGCTTTTTTGTGGACGGGCAGGGCTTGTTTTACCTGCATTTAGGCGACAAGGTGTACACCGTATTGTGCGAAAAGGGTGATTTGATCAGCGTTCCGGCGGGTGCTACCCATTGGTTTGATATGGGGGCGAATCCGCGTTTCAAGGCGATTCGTTTATTCACTAACCCCGAAGGTTGGGTGGCAAATTTTACCGGCAGTGACATTGCGGCGCAGTTTCCGCGTTTGGAAAACTGA
- the mtnC gene encoding acireductone synthase yields the protein MSIQVILTDIEGTTTSLSFVKDVLFPYADQQMHDFVVAHRQDPVVAKLIDDVRLETGNAVLSLAQAIAQLRQWIAEDKKVTPLKALQGLLWEAGYRQGDFTGHVYADAARQLQAWHQRGLALYVYSSGSVYAQKLLFGYSDAGDLTPLFSGYFDTQIGHKRDAAAYQRIVEAIGVPASTILFLSDIREELDAAQQAGLKTCCLVRENQSVEGLVHPWVVDFDAIAIDAL from the coding sequence ATGAGCATCCAAGTTATTTTGACCGATATTGAGGGGACAACCACGAGTTTGTCCTTCGTGAAAGACGTGTTGTTTCCGTATGCGGATCAGCAAATGCACGACTTTGTGGTGGCACATCGCCAAGACCCGGTAGTGGCTAAATTAATTGATGATGTGCGTCTGGAAACCGGCAATGCGGTGTTGTCGCTGGCGCAGGCGATTGCACAATTGCGCCAGTGGATTGCGGAAGATAAAAAAGTTACGCCGTTAAAAGCGTTGCAAGGTTTGTTGTGGGAAGCAGGCTATCGTCAAGGCGACTTCACCGGGCACGTCTACGCCGATGCGGCGCGTCAGTTGCAAGCTTGGCATCAGCGCGGTTTGGCGTTGTATGTGTATTCGTCGGGTTCGGTGTATGCGCAAAAATTGCTGTTTGGTTATTCCGATGCGGGCGATTTAACCCCGTTGTTTAGCGGCTATTTCGATACCCAAATCGGTCACAAGCGCGATGCGGCGGCGTATCAGCGTATTGTGGAGGCGATTGGCGTGCCTGCATCAACGATTTTATTTTTATCAGACATCCGCGAAGAATTAGACGCAGCACAACAAGCAGGGCTGAAAACCTGTTGTTTGGTGCGTGAAAATCAATCTGTTGAAGGGTTGGTGCATCCGTGGGTCGTGGATTTTGACGCGATTGCTATTGACGCGCTGTAA
- the glmU gene encoding bifunctional UDP-N-acetylglucosamine diphosphorylase/glucosamine-1-phosphate N-acetyltransferase GlmU, with product MNIFPIILAAGQGTRMRSALPKVLHPIAGKPMLQHVVDACAALQNRQVACHMAIVYGHGGELVRERISGENLNWALQSVQKGTGHAVAQAIHLVDADDIVLIAYGDVPLIRSVTLQSLAQGLQDSALCILTTTLTNPTGYGRIVRNAQGQVQAIVEEKDANDTQRQITEVNTGFIAARGADLKRWLQQLSPQNAQGEYYLTDCVGLAVAEGGSINTVCCTDPVEVEGANNRVQLARLERACQQRQVEKLMLAGATVADPARLDIRGTVETGQDVFLDINVVLIGKVTIGNNVVIEAGCVIQDAEIGDNTHIKAYSVIESAVIASHCDIGPFARLRPGTVLAEKAKIGNFVETKKARIGKGSKVNHLSYIGDTEMGESVNIGAGTITCNYDGANKHKTVIGDNVFVGSCTQLVAPVTIAQGATIGAGSTITKDAPADELTLSRAKQMTMKGWQRPVKEKK from the coding sequence ATGAATATCTTTCCTATTATCCTCGCGGCGGGTCAAGGAACCCGGATGCGTTCGGCTCTACCCAAGGTGTTGCACCCGATTGCAGGCAAACCGATGTTGCAACACGTGGTAGATGCCTGTGCAGCTTTGCAAAACCGTCAAGTAGCGTGCCACATGGCGATTGTTTACGGGCACGGCGGCGAATTAGTGCGCGAACGCATTAGCGGTGAAAACCTCAACTGGGCGTTGCAATCGGTACAAAAAGGCACGGGTCACGCAGTGGCACAAGCCATTCATTTGGTGGATGCGGACGATATTGTGTTGATTGCTTACGGTGATGTGCCGTTGATTCGCTCGGTAACACTGCAAAGTCTGGCGCAAGGTTTGCAAGATTCCGCTTTGTGCATTTTGACTACGACGCTGACAAATCCTACCGGTTACGGGCGGATTGTGCGTAATGCGCAAGGGCAGGTGCAGGCGATTGTGGAAGAGAAAGATGCCAACGACACCCAGCGGCAAATTACCGAAGTGAATACCGGTTTTATCGCAGCACGCGGCGCGGATTTGAAGCGTTGGTTACAGCAACTGAGTCCGCAAAATGCTCAAGGTGAATATTACCTCACCGATTGCGTGGGCTTGGCTGTGGCGGAAGGCGGCAGCATTAATACCGTGTGTTGCACCGATCCGGTGGAAGTGGAAGGTGCGAATAACCGGGTGCAGTTAGCACGGCTGGAACGCGCTTGTCAGCAGCGTCAGGTGGAAAAGTTGATGTTAGCGGGTGCAACCGTGGCTGACCCGGCGCGGCTGGATATTCGTGGTACGGTTGAAACCGGGCAGGATGTGTTTTTAGACATCAATGTGGTGTTAATCGGTAAGGTCACTATCGGTAATAACGTGGTGATTGAAGCCGGTTGCGTGATTCAGGATGCTGAGATTGGCGACAATACGCACATTAAAGCGTATTCGGTGATTGAGTCAGCAGTGATTGCATCACACTGCGATATTGGCCCGTTTGCCCGTTTGCGCCCCGGCACGGTGCTGGCAGAAAAAGCCAAAATCGGCAATTTCGTGGAAACCAAAAAAGCTCGTATTGGCAAAGGCAGCAAGGTTAATCACCTCAGTTACATTGGTGATACCGAAATGGGCGAATCGGTCAATATTGGTGCGGGAACCATTACCTGTAATTACGATGGCGCGAATAAGCACAAAACAGTCATCGGTGATAACGTTTTTGTGGGGTCGTGTACCCAGTTGGTGGCTCCGGTCACGATTGCACAAGGGGCGACGATTGGCGCGGGTTCAACCATTACTAAAGATGCACCGGCTGATGAATTAACCCTGTCGCGTGCGAAACAAATGACCATGAAAGGCTGGCAGCGTCCGGTTAAGGAGAAAAAATAA
- the glmS gene encoding glutamine--fructose-6-phosphate transaminase (isomerizing), with product MCGIVGAVAQRPVVEILLEGLRRLEYRGYDSAGVAVVRGQGDLVRSRALGKVAALMAQLGVEPIDGHLGIAHTRWATHGVPAERNAHPHFSGEWVGLVHNGIIENHADLRKRLQDTGFTFTSDTDTEVVAHLVEVFRRQGLSLLDCVLAARCELQGAYALAVISPNEPDTLIVARQGSPLVIGLGIGENFIGSDIQAMLPVTSRFIYLENGDVARITRHKVDIYDVTGAKVERPVKQSSACSFAADLGEYRHFMLKEIFEQPQSVAATLEGRLAADHVLPCLHGVSDALERLAQVDEVQIIACGTSYHAGLVGRYWIEANTDIPCQVEVASEYRYRRQPPRKNLLFVTISQSGETADTLAALEKIKENHGSLATLTICNVAESSLIRESDLALMTVAGPEIGVASTKAFTTQLVALQLLMVLLMQAKGADAGKIAKIVDDLRKLPALIEQALDLNATIEKLAEHFIEKHHALFLGRGELYPIAMEGALKLKEISYIHAEAYPAGELKHGPLALVDSEMPIVTVAPNTALLEKLKSNLEEVRSRGGVLYVFADREAHIQEADNLHVLEMPHVPELLAPIVYTLPLQLLSYHVAVQKGTDVDKPRNLAKSVTVE from the coding sequence ATGTGCGGTATTGTCGGCGCGGTAGCGCAACGTCCGGTGGTCGAGATTTTATTGGAAGGTTTACGTCGTTTGGAATACCGGGGTTACGATTCCGCTGGTGTTGCCGTGGTGCGTGGGCAGGGTGATTTGGTACGTAGCCGCGCGCTGGGAAAAGTCGCAGCGTTGATGGCGCAGTTAGGTGTTGAACCGATTGACGGGCATTTAGGCATTGCGCATACCCGTTGGGCAACGCACGGTGTACCTGCTGAACGCAATGCGCACCCGCATTTCAGCGGTGAATGGGTTGGTTTGGTGCATAACGGTATTATTGAAAATCACGCGGATTTGCGTAAACGCTTGCAAGATACCGGGTTTACTTTTACCTCTGACACCGACACCGAAGTGGTGGCGCATTTGGTGGAAGTATTCCGCCGTCAGGGTTTGAGCCTGCTGGATTGCGTGTTGGCGGCGCGGTGTGAATTGCAGGGTGCTTACGCGCTGGCAGTGATTTCCCCGAATGAGCCGGACACCTTGATTGTGGCGCGGCAAGGCAGCCCGCTGGTGATTGGTTTGGGTATCGGTGAGAATTTTATTGGCTCAGATATTCAGGCAATGTTGCCGGTGACTAGCCGTTTCATTTATTTGGAAAACGGTGATGTGGCACGTATTACCCGCCACAAAGTCGATATTTACGATGTGACGGGTGCGAAAGTTGAGCGTCCGGTCAAGCAATCCAGTGCGTGTTCGTTTGCGGCGGATTTGGGTGAATACCGCCATTTCATGCTCAAGGAAATCTTTGAGCAGCCGCAATCCGTTGCCGCTACTTTGGAAGGGCGTTTGGCTGCGGATCACGTGTTGCCGTGTTTGCACGGGGTGAGCGACGCGCTGGAACGTTTGGCGCAAGTTGACGAAGTGCAAATTATTGCTTGCGGAACCAGTTATCACGCGGGCTTAGTGGGGCGTTACTGGATTGAAGCCAATACCGATATTCCGTGCCAAGTGGAAGTCGCCAGTGAATACCGTTACCGTCGCCAGCCACCGCGCAAAAATCTGTTGTTTGTGACGATTTCTCAATCGGGTGAAACCGCCGATACCTTGGCTGCACTCGAAAAAATCAAAGAAAATCATGGCAGTTTAGCCACCTTGACCATTTGTAATGTGGCGGAAAGCTCGTTGATCCGCGAATCGGATTTAGCCTTGATGACGGTTGCCGGGCCGGAAATCGGGGTGGCTTCCACTAAAGCCTTTACCACGCAACTGGTTGCTTTGCAGTTGCTGATGGTATTGCTGATGCAAGCCAAAGGTGCGGATGCGGGCAAGATCGCTAAGATCGTGGATGATTTGCGTAAATTGCCTGCTTTAATTGAGCAAGCTTTGGATTTGAATGCCACGATTGAAAAGCTTGCTGAGCATTTTATTGAGAAACACCACGCGCTATTTTTAGGGCGCGGTGAGTTGTACCCGATTGCGATGGAAGGTGCGCTCAAACTCAAGGAAATTTCCTACATTCACGCCGAAGCTTACCCCGCAGGTGAACTCAAGCATGGCCCGTTGGCGTTAGTCGATAGTGAGATGCCGATTGTCACGGTAGCACCCAACACTGCCTTGCTGGAGAAGTTAAAATCCAACTTGGAAGAAGTGCGTTCGCGCGGCGGTGTGTTGTACGTGTTTGCAGATCGTGAGGCACACATTCAGGAGGCGGATAATTTGCACGTATTGGAAATGCCGCATGTCCCGGAGTTACTGGCTCCGATTGTTTACACCCTGCCGTTGCAACTGCTGTCTTACCATGTCGCAGTCCAAAAAGGTACGGATGTGGATAAGCCGCGCAATTTAGCGAAGTCGGTAACGGTTGAGTAG
- a CDS encoding SulP family inorganic anion transporter codes for MGNWFVSLLGDWKERFTPYRSWLGELKNPEVLKADAMAGLTVALVLIPQSMAYAQLAGLPAYIGLYASFLPVMVAAIFGSSRQLGTGPVAVVSLMSAAAMQPFALQGLPIEAIVVYSALLALMIGIFQLSLGLLRLGILVDFLSHPVVVGFTNAGALIIATSQVPKIFGLNIKADQFDHSYEFWWATIAALPDTKVTTFVIGAFALTTLMVLKKYAPRLPGVLITVVLTTVLSWAVDYKGMGGSVIGTIPEGLPTFSLPFIEMDVKTFMSLATTAVVIGLIGFVEAISIAKAMASQTRQRLSANQELVGQGLSNITSGVFGGYAVSGSFSRSAVNFAAGAVTGFSSVVTGLLVALTLLFLTPLLYHLPQATLAAVIIMAVVNLVKIAPIKHAWKVEPHDGVVAVVTFFATLAFAPHLDKGILLGVVLSLGLFLYRTMSPNLVEVARHEDGSMRDAQAHGLKTSDSIAVYRFDGDLYFANTGYLEGKLLNNVAQKPNLKALVLDMESIDQIDSTGEEMLEKLADRLKFAGIEFYIARVKLRVYQAFQRSGLAQHIGEERFFRERKFAIQYAKEQLGDAIDIEPLQHFTPAKA; via the coding sequence ATGGGTAATTGGTTTGTGTCACTGTTAGGTGACTGGAAAGAGCGTTTCACGCCTTACAGGAGTTGGTTGGGTGAGCTGAAAAATCCTGAGGTATTAAAAGCAGATGCGATGGCGGGTTTGACCGTGGCTCTGGTTTTGATCCCTCAGTCAATGGCTTACGCACAATTGGCGGGCTTGCCTGCGTATATCGGCTTATATGCTTCCTTTTTGCCGGTCATGGTGGCGGCGATTTTCGGTTCTTCGCGCCAATTGGGTACGGGGCCGGTAGCGGTAGTGTCGTTAATGTCGGCAGCAGCCATGCAGCCGTTCGCTTTGCAGGGTTTGCCGATTGAAGCCATCGTGGTGTATTCCGCGTTGTTAGCGTTGATGATCGGGATATTCCAGTTGTCATTGGGCTTATTGCGTTTGGGTATCTTGGTCGACTTTTTATCGCATCCGGTGGTGGTGGGTTTCACCAATGCTGGGGCGTTGATTATTGCCACCTCGCAAGTGCCAAAAATCTTTGGACTGAATATTAAGGCGGATCAGTTTGATCATTCTTATGAGTTCTGGTGGGCAACGATTGCAGCTTTGCCTGATACCAAAGTGACAACGTTTGTGATTGGTGCATTTGCCTTAACGACCCTGATGGTATTGAAAAAGTACGCACCACGGTTGCCGGGGGTATTAATTACGGTGGTGTTGACCACGGTGTTGTCGTGGGCGGTTGATTACAAAGGCATGGGTGGTAGCGTCATTGGTACGATCCCTGAAGGTTTGCCGACATTCTCGTTACCGTTCATTGAAATGGATGTTAAAACCTTCATGTCACTGGCAACGACAGCGGTGGTTATTGGTTTGATTGGTTTCGTGGAGGCGATTTCCATTGCCAAGGCGATGGCTTCTCAGACGCGCCAACGTTTATCAGCTAATCAGGAATTGGTTGGGCAAGGTCTATCAAACATTACCTCCGGGGTGTTTGGCGGGTACGCGGTATCCGGTTCCTTCTCGCGTTCAGCGGTTAACTTTGCGGCGGGTGCTGTCACAGGCTTCTCTTCCGTGGTGACGGGTTTGCTGGTGGCATTGACCTTGTTGTTCTTAACGCCATTACTGTATCACCTGCCACAAGCAACGTTGGCAGCGGTTATTATTATGGCAGTGGTTAACTTGGTTAAGATCGCACCGATTAAGCACGCTTGGAAAGTCGAACCGCACGATGGTGTGGTGGCGGTAGTCACGTTCTTTGCAACATTGGCCTTCGCGCCGCACTTGGATAAAGGTATTCTGTTGGGTGTGGTGTTGTCATTGGGCTTGTTCTTGTATCGCACCATGAGTCCTAACCTGGTGGAAGTGGCACGTCACGAAGACGGTTCGATGCGTGATGCGCAAGCACATGGCTTAAAAACCAGCGATAGCATTGCTGTTTACCGCTTTGACGGGGATTTGTATTTTGCCAATACCGGTTATTTGGAAGGTAAATTACTCAACAATGTAGCGCAAAAACCTAACCTGAAAGCCTTGGTGCTGGATATGGAATCCATTGACCAGATTGATTCGACCGGCGAGGAAATGCTTGAAAAGCTTGCCGATCGTTTGAAATTTGCAGGCATTGAGTTCTACATTGCGCGGGTAAAACTGCGTGTGTATCAAGCATTCCAGCGTTCTGGTTTGGCGCAGCACATTGGCGAAGAGCGTTTCTTCCGTGAACGTAAGTTTGCGATTCAGTACGCTAAAGAGCAGTTGGGTGATGCGATTGATATTGAACCATTACAGCACTTTACTCCGGCGAAAGCCTGA
- the moaC gene encoding cyclic pyranopterin monophosphate synthase MoaC, translating into MPDELTHFNAQGQAHMVDVGDKASTKRVAIACGSIRMQATTLEKILQGNHKKGDVLGIARIAGIMASKRTADLIPLCHPLALTHVDVALTPQTDPPSIDCTVTAETHGQTGVEMEALTAVQITLLTIYDMCKAVDKGMIMENIHLLHKSGGKSGNWSSIK; encoded by the coding sequence ATGCCGGATGAGTTAACGCACTTTAATGCCCAAGGGCAAGCGCATATGGTGGATGTTGGCGATAAAGCATCCACCAAGCGCGTGGCGATTGCCTGCGGCAGTATCCGTATGCAAGCCACTACCTTGGAAAAAATTCTGCAAGGCAATCACAAAAAGGGCGACGTACTTGGCATCGCCCGTATTGCCGGAATTATGGCCTCCAAACGAACCGCTGATCTCATTCCGTTATGCCACCCCTTGGCTCTCACTCATGTTGACGTGGCATTAACCCCGCAAACTGACCCGCCCAGTATTGATTGCACTGTTACCGCCGAAACCCACGGGCAAACCGGGGTGGAAATGGAAGCACTCACCGCCGTACAAATCACCTTATTGACCATATACGATATGTGTAAAGCGGTGGATAAAGGCATGATCATGGAAAATATTCACCTGCTGCACAAATCAGGTGGTAAATCCGGCAATTGGTCTTCGATCAAATAG
- a CDS encoding S41 family peptidase, translated as MHTRYRILAGTIAGILIGATTSISLNVFAFKQTVQAAPPLDELQQFSEVYSRIKDSYVEEVKDKDLMTNAIRGMLSGLDPHSSYLDAEEFKELQVGTSGEFGGLGIEVGMEDGFVKVISPIDDTPAQKAGLQSGDLIIRLDDTPVKGMTLNDAVKLMRGKPDTSINLMVVREGKDKPFKVTLKRAIIQVKSVKSRLLEAGYGYVRITSFQAKTTEALLEALDGLKKENKGNLRGIVLDLRNNPGGVLNAAVGVSDAFLETGKIVYTEGRVEDAKMEYTANKGDSITGAPIVVLVNQGSASASEIVAGALQDHKRALIVGQKTFGKGSVQTVLPLDEKTAVKLTTARYFTPAGRSIQAAGIVPDIELKPLKVKENQDTEDGAFDPLSEADLSKHLSNPTQADDAAKPEKAETPAEDSAKPEAPSDKDAVTDDKPAADKAKPADADKAKKGLAEEDYQLFEALNILKGMDLVQSRLQATPEPKSADGKTL; from the coding sequence ATGCATACACGCTACCGCATTCTGGCTGGCACGATTGCTGGCATCTTAATTGGTGCAACAACCAGCATTAGCCTGAATGTTTTTGCTTTCAAACAAACGGTTCAGGCTGCTCCGCCGTTGGATGAACTTCAGCAATTTTCTGAAGTCTATTCGCGCATCAAAGACAGCTACGTTGAAGAAGTAAAAGACAAAGACTTGATGACCAATGCCATCCGGGGCATGTTAAGTGGTCTTGATCCGCACTCCTCATATCTGGATGCGGAAGAGTTCAAAGAGTTACAGGTCGGCACTAGTGGCGAATTCGGTGGCTTGGGTATTGAAGTCGGCATGGAAGACGGCTTTGTCAAAGTCATTTCCCCAATTGATGACACCCCGGCGCAAAAAGCAGGGTTGCAATCCGGTGACTTGATTATTCGCTTGGATGACACACCGGTTAAAGGTATGACCCTCAACGATGCGGTCAAATTAATGCGCGGTAAACCCGACACCAGCATCAATTTAATGGTCGTGCGTGAAGGCAAAGACAAGCCCTTTAAAGTCACCCTGAAACGCGCGATTATCCAAGTTAAAAGTGTGAAAAGCCGCTTACTGGAAGCAGGCTATGGCTATGTGCGCATCACCAGTTTCCAAGCAAAAACCACCGAAGCCCTACTCGAGGCTCTAGATGGCCTGAAAAAGGAAAACAAGGGCAACTTACGCGGTATTGTGTTGGATTTGCGTAACAATCCCGGTGGCGTGCTGAATGCAGCGGTAGGTGTTTCTGATGCGTTCTTAGAAACAGGCAAAATCGTTTATACGGAAGGCCGTGTCGAGGATGCAAAAATGGAATACACCGCCAACAAGGGCGATTCCATCACTGGCGCACCGATTGTGGTATTGGTCAATCAAGGCTCAGCATCCGCATCGGAAATCGTTGCAGGAGCGTTACAAGATCACAAACGCGCATTGATCGTGGGGCAAAAAACTTTCGGCAAAGGCTCGGTACAAACCGTCTTACCTTTGGATGAAAAAACCGCTGTTAAATTAACTACAGCACGTTACTTCACTCCGGCGGGACGTTCCATTCAAGCAGCAGGCATTGTTCCTGATATTGAGCTGAAGCCTTTAAAAGTTAAGGAAAATCAAGACACTGAAGACGGTGCATTTGACCCGCTGTCCGAAGCTGATTTGAGCAAACACTTGTCTAATCCAACCCAAGCGGATGATGCTGCAAAACCGGAAAAAGCAGAAACACCTGCTGAAGACAGCGCGAAACCAGAAGCTCCTTCCGATAAAGATGCCGTGACTGACGACAAGCCAGCAGCAGACAAAGCAAAACCCGCCGATGCGGATAAAGCCAAAAAAGGTTTGGCTGAAGAGGATTATCAATTGTTTGAAGCCTTGAATATCCTCAAAGGCATGGATTTGGTGCAAAGCCGCCTCCAAGCCACACCTGAACCCAAAAGTGCAGATGGCAAAACTTTGTAA
- a CDS encoding murein hydrolase activator EnvC family protein: MKLYSFLALLLLLAAGLANAADPKRQQQVQQEIQQLASSLNAAQNTSDALQDEVTRTEKKLDEVSQRLYQTEKKIEDTQLRLQATNDKKLKQETELNTQRAGLAQQLQALYSAGEESHLRLLLRQDDPSDISRTMRYFEYMNKSRVKRIQSIQKALAELQTLRTAIDKDRQYLQNLEQTQERDKAELTQTLTERTNNLKKMNSDARSKQKRLEKLRAEDASLAEIIDRLSNAEKKPAESAPKTEKETAKADEKKPSPTATPIKTRFTPDKAFSSLKGALSWPIAGKIIHPYDSAKNEKQRWRGVVIAAPGGTKVKAVARGRVLFSGWMNTYGHMIIIEHDSNYISLYGYNRAVYKKEGAIVNANETIAAVGASGGQSRDGLYFEIRQGKTPQNPARWCR, from the coding sequence ATGAAACTTTATTCTTTTTTAGCACTGCTACTGTTACTCGCTGCGGGACTGGCGAATGCCGCCGACCCTAAACGCCAACAACAGGTACAGCAGGAAATCCAACAACTCGCCAGCAGCCTAAATGCCGCTCAAAACACCTCGGATGCATTGCAGGATGAAGTCACGCGCACCGAAAAAAAGCTAGACGAGGTATCCCAGCGGCTGTATCAAACTGAAAAGAAAATCGAAGACACCCAGTTACGTCTACAAGCCACCAACGACAAAAAGCTCAAGCAGGAAACGGAGTTAAACACGCAACGAGCAGGGCTTGCGCAACAACTTCAGGCACTGTATTCGGCGGGTGAAGAATCGCACTTACGCTTGCTGCTACGTCAGGATGACCCGTCCGACATTAGCCGCACCATGCGTTACTTTGAGTACATGAATAAAAGCCGGGTCAAACGCATCCAGTCTATTCAAAAAGCCTTAGCGGAACTGCAAACGCTACGCACAGCTATCGACAAAGACCGTCAGTATTTGCAAAACCTTGAGCAAACCCAAGAACGCGACAAAGCCGAACTCACCCAAACACTGACCGAGCGCACCAATAACCTGAAAAAAATGAATAGTGACGCACGCTCCAAACAAAAACGCCTTGAAAAATTGCGTGCTGAAGATGCCAGCCTCGCTGAAATTATTGACCGTCTTTCCAATGCGGAAAAAAAGCCTGCCGAATCCGCGCCTAAAACTGAGAAAGAAACTGCCAAAGCTGACGAGAAAAAGCCCAGCCCAACAGCCACACCGATTAAAACCCGCTTCACTCCTGATAAAGCATTTTCCAGCCTCAAAGGTGCGCTGTCTTGGCCTATCGCGGGTAAAATTATTCACCCTTACGATTCCGCCAAAAACGAAAAACAACGCTGGCGCGGTGTAGTCATTGCCGCTCCCGGTGGTACGAAGGTCAAAGCGGTGGCGCGTGGCAGGGTATTATTTTCAGGCTGGATGAACACCTACGGACACATGATCATTATTGAACATGACAGTAACTACATCAGTTTGTACGGTTATAACCGCGCGGTGTACAAAAAAGAAGGTGCTATCGTCAACGCCAATGAAACCATTGCAGCGGTTGGCGCATCCGGCGGACAAAGCCGTGACGGGCTTTACTTTGAAATTCGTCAAGGCAAAACACCGCAAAACCCCGCACGCTGGTGCCGCTAA
- a CDS encoding ArsR/SmtB family transcription factor has protein sequence MALGSNCDFTIEDMLVKEEDIDRASRSLKAISHPLRLKILCVLGDKEVSVQDIVDNVGTSQSNISQHLAILRDKGILASRKDANRVYYRVGDYRTLRLISMMQEVFCTAPH, from the coding sequence ATGGCACTTGGCAGCAACTGCGATTTTACAATTGAGGATATGTTGGTCAAGGAAGAGGATATTGACCGTGCTTCCCGTTCCTTAAAAGCAATTTCGCATCCCTTGCGTTTGAAGATATTGTGCGTGTTGGGTGATAAGGAAGTGAGTGTGCAAGACATTGTGGATAATGTTGGTACATCACAAAGCAATATTTCACAGCATTTGGCAATCTTGCGCGACAAGGGCATTTTGGCTTCACGTAAAGACGCGAATCGCGTGTACTACCGTGTGGGCGATTACCGTACTTTGCGTCTGATCAGCATGATGCAGGAAGTTTTTTGTACTGCACCGCATTGA